The following are encoded together in the Kribbella sp. CA-293567 genome:
- a CDS encoding TetR/AcrR family transcriptional regulator: protein MPDDETITEQRVRNRWGEGDRLRFEILEGAGRLLSELGGEDGLTIRGVAREVGIAPASIYQHFADRAALIEGLVDYEFGLLVKAMAAADESLEPGDVMGRLRAQVHAHRDFADAKPGHYRLLFGKATRRAISGERPVSGPLVEVFTSLITAFERCADAGHVLRLPSRRAASLVFVSVYGRAALLDGVQPAHPSEDFLDDLVSLVFA from the coding sequence ATGCCGGACGACGAGACCATCACCGAGCAGCGGGTCCGCAACCGCTGGGGCGAGGGCGACCGGCTCCGCTTCGAGATCCTGGAGGGCGCCGGCCGGCTGCTGTCGGAGCTGGGCGGCGAGGATGGCCTGACCATTCGCGGCGTCGCCCGCGAGGTGGGGATCGCCCCGGCCAGCATCTACCAGCACTTCGCCGACCGGGCCGCGCTGATCGAGGGTCTGGTCGACTACGAGTTCGGCCTGCTGGTGAAGGCGATGGCCGCGGCCGACGAAAGCCTGGAACCCGGTGACGTGATGGGCCGGCTGCGGGCCCAGGTCCACGCGCATCGTGACTTCGCCGACGCCAAGCCAGGGCACTACCGGCTGTTGTTCGGCAAGGCCACCCGCCGGGCGATCAGCGGCGAGCGTCCGGTGAGCGGCCCGCTGGTGGAGGTTTTCACCAGTCTGATCACCGCCTTCGAACGCTGTGCCGACGCGGGACACGTCCTGCGCCTGCCCAGTCGCCGGGCCGCGTCGCTGGTCTTCGTCAGCGTCTACGGCCGGGCAGCGCTGCTGGACGGCGTCCAGCCGGCCCACCCGAGCGAGGACTTCCTCGACGATCTCGTCTCGCTCGTCTTCGCCTGA
- a CDS encoding citryl-CoA lyase, with protein MSDRAQEAADWWATSITDIEPGEIRLRGYPIEELIGAVSFPQMIWLMVRGELPSEDEARLLELTLVAAVDHGPQAPSIAAARMAVSCGLALNNAMATGVNLLGDVHGGAGQQCMGILQELKTAVDQGESPTTAARALVAAYKDRGTFLPGFGHRFHPLDPRRDPLMHAVERAARDGVVEGHYLEVALALESVLAEGSRPIPMNIDGATATIYAELGLAPELARGLFVLSRSVGLLAHAREQQLEPTRIKGPLPKSIPATYTGTPPRSVPHTSPTDGHP; from the coding sequence GCCCAGGAAGCGGCGGACTGGTGGGCAACGTCGATCACCGACATCGAGCCCGGGGAGATCCGCCTGCGCGGCTACCCGATCGAGGAACTGATCGGTGCTGTCAGCTTCCCGCAGATGATCTGGCTGATGGTGCGCGGTGAGCTGCCTTCCGAAGACGAAGCCAGGCTGCTCGAACTGACCCTGGTCGCTGCCGTCGACCACGGACCGCAGGCGCCGTCGATCGCCGCGGCCAGGATGGCCGTGTCCTGCGGTCTGGCTCTCAACAACGCGATGGCGACCGGCGTGAACCTGCTGGGCGATGTCCACGGCGGCGCCGGTCAGCAGTGCATGGGGATCCTGCAGGAGCTCAAGACGGCGGTCGACCAAGGGGAGTCGCCGACCACGGCGGCGCGCGCGCTGGTTGCGGCGTACAAGGATCGGGGGACCTTCCTGCCCGGCTTCGGCCACCGCTTCCACCCACTCGATCCGCGCCGCGACCCGTTGATGCATGCCGTCGAGCGTGCCGCGCGCGACGGCGTCGTCGAGGGCCACTACCTGGAGGTCGCGCTGGCCCTCGAATCGGTGCTGGCCGAAGGCTCCAGGCCGATCCCGATGAACATCGACGGCGCCACCGCGACCATCTACGCCGAACTGGGCCTGGCACCCGAGCTGGCTCGCGGTCTCTTCGTCCTCTCGCGATCCGTCGGCCTGCTCGCCCATGCTCGCGAGCAGCAGCTCGAACCGACCCGCATCAAGGGCCCGTTGCCGAAGAGCATCCCCGCCACCTACACCGGTACGCCGCCGCGAAGCGTGCCGCACACCTCACCGACGGACGGCCATCCCTGA